The Pecten maximus chromosome 11, xPecMax1.1, whole genome shotgun sequence genome has a segment encoding these proteins:
- the LOC117337932 gene encoding mucin-17-like, whose translation MATDTTYTQTQISNKTVPNQMPLQSQKSYFEKTAPVCTPIHQSTSTLTTKVSTLSQKSDTLTTATVCTSSHKLTPVTTALLSSMSQNSSISTNPVCTSSQNSSTRRIVPVCTSSHNSSTRTIAPVCTSSQNSSTRTKVPVCTSSKRITSITSLDCRPCQKSTTITTMPVTSLHKKTSSIATNPLCNRSQNTSFILKTPVSISSPKITTITTARSDALTTATVSCVPQKTSTITTATVSCVPQETSTITSATVSCVPQKTSTITSATVSCVSQETSTITSATGSCVPQETSTITSATVSCVPQETSTITSAAVSCVPQETSTITSATVSCVPQETSTITSAAVCTSPQKITSITTTVCSPSIRSTSMTTALVFTLSKTSTSMVTAQNFSTMQTALVSTPSQKFNSITTALVSTPSQKSNSITTTLVSTPSQKSTPMATAPVCTSSQYSTLSTSQTTTTVLTPTSSIVSALSQKSGLVELELVTTKLHSQTPFSLERAIISGRSKTAYITSVSSPYSKSTFVETESVSAKIPQSSSVDEVSISTKPSQSSSVDVVSISTKPSQSSSVDVVSISTKLSQSSSVDEVSISTKPSQSSSVDVVSVSTTGRKSSTVHPIVRSNLTDAIPSTQSNVAVHKTHTTQPNTFSTITPTYPSNQSIAVRVCSLSKTESTYNQDDDPSSSRHDTKCQNKNDQLLQAHCSEEGTRETIGKLSSDCDAKTPARQQDVCESNGGPTFDNTVDRSFESKTQCEGVANHREDEITTRITLWCPGIKSKFNIIIKHQKELLLDCLLLRVSSSLTIFQTFIKNSRSSQYRYIPCPNDTLQSPNATFTIYGVQGTMLNGTWYTIIAGGKETVHMANGVNKGDLVMAIRPLDTFLTLLEDGPSQEPYNIDVIDIAPQQYMVIDVNPMHDHTNGFIVILHQVNPPVACTMFHYGSAADFVIPSLLHPATEYKLQFFRIRSIHATDDVYIGNSHSTVIKFTTYMTQNEVLELYQKAVRFLSAHSANFTNISFFYRNKSDEYYSRIMNTDGVMHKYLKNWGGDQASTLNRKIEGLFFSANIDPVTLAPPNISFFGSVRLHVPTYFLLNRNVNMYFSDFYCHRVNHKVQIVLTVKGSPTDRFCRQRLVLLDSTNNPFLIRAVYGFSEIVRVTTNITVEVFYTEDVPIKAMMCFDNVFFTKTSQEGNALSMVNGVPKNKDCRICNLDSFLRAHNLM comes from the exons ATGGCCACAGATACTACGTACACCCAGACCCAGATTTCCAATAAAACGGTACCAAATCAAATGCCTCTCCAGAGTCAGAAATCTTATTTTGAAAAAACCGCCCCGGTTTGTACTCCGATTCATCAATCTACTTCGACACTAACAACCAAAGTTAGTACCCTGTCTCAGAAATCCGATACCTTAACAACAGCCACGGTTTGTACTTCAAGCCACAAATTAACTCCAGTAACAACAGCGCTGCTAAGTTCTATGTCACAAAATTCTTCCATATCAACGAACCCAGTTTGTACTTCGTCTCAGAATTCTTCTACCAGAAGAATAGTCCCAGTTTGTACTTCGTCTCACAATTCTTCTACCAGAACAATAGCCCCGGTTTGTACTTCGTCTCAGAATTCTTCTACCAGAACAAAAGTCCCGGTTTGTACTTCGTCTAAGAGAATTACTTCAATTACTTCACTGGATTGTCGTCCGTGTCAGAaatctacaacaataacaacaatgCCAGTTACTTCTCTGCATAAGAAAACTTCTTCTATTGCAACAAACCCGCTGTGTAATCGGTCACAAAACACTTCTTTTATCCTAAAAACCCCGGTAAGTATTTCGTCTCCAAAAATTACTACAATAACAACAGCCCGATCCGATGCCTTAACAACAGCCACGGTAAGTTGTGTGCCTCAGAAAACGTCCACCATTACAACAGCCACGGTAAGTTGTGTGCCTCAGGAAACGTCCACCATTACATCAGCCACGGTAAGTTGTGTGCCTCAGAAAACGTCCACCATTACATCAGCCACGGTAAGTTGTGTGTCTCAGGAAACGTCCACCATTACATCAGCCACGGGAAGTTGTGTGCCTCAGGAAACGTCCACCATTACATCAGCCACGGTAAGTTGTGTGCCTCAGGAAACGTCCACCATTACATCAGCCGCGGTAAGTTGTGTGCCTCAGGAAACGTCCACCATTACATCAGCCACGGTAAGTTGTGTGCCTCAGGAAACGTCCACCATTACATCAGCCGCGGTTTGTACTTCGCCTCAGAAAATTACTTCCATAACAACAACTGTTTGTAGTCCGTCCATTAGATCTACTTCAATGACGACAGCCCTGGTTTTTACTCTGAGTAAAACATCAACTTCGATGGTAACAGCTCAGAATTTTTCTACCATGCAAACAGCCCTGGTTAGTACTCCGTCTCAGAAATTTAATTCGATAACAACAGCCCTAGTTAGTACTCCGTCTCAGAAATCTAATTCGATAACAACAACCCTAGTTAGTACTCCGTCTCAGAAATCTACTCCAATGGCAACAGCACCAGTTTGTACTTCATCTCAGTATTCTACTTTATCTACTTCACAGACAACGACCACAGTTCTTACACCGACTTCTTCTATTGTATCAGCCCTATCTCAAAAATCTGGTTTAGTAGAATTGGAATTAGTTACAACAAAACTCCACTCTCAAACACCATTTTCATTAGAAAGAGCTATAATAAGTGGTAGGTCTAAGACAGCATATATAACTTCGGTTAGTTCTCCGTATTCGAAATCAACTTTTGTAGAAACAGAATCGGTTAGTGCCAAAATTCCACAATCTTCTTCTGTAGACGAAGTATCGATTAGTACCAAACCTTCCCAATCTTCTTCTGTAGACGTAGTATCGATCAGTACCAAACCTTCACAATCTTCTTCTGTAGACGTAGTGTCGATCAGTACCAAACTTTCACAATCTTCTTCTGTAGACGAAGTTTCGATCAGTACCAAACCTTCACAATCTTCTTCAGTAGACGTTGTATCGGTTAGTACCACAGGTCGGAAATCGTCTACAGTACATCCCATTGTCCGTTCTAACTTAACGGATGCCATACCATCGACACAGTCAAACGTTGCTGTTCATAAAACACATACAACGCAACCCAACACATTTAGCACAATCACACCTACATATCCATCCAATCAATCTATTGCTGTAAGAGTTTGTTCCTTGTCCAAAACCGAATCCACATACAACCAAGACGACGATCCCTCTAGTTCCAGACACGatacaaaatgtcaaaataagaACGACCAATTGTTGCAAGCACACTGTTCCGAAGAGGGGACTCGTGAAACAATCGGTAAACTGAGTTCCGATTGTGACGCGAAAACACCAGCACGCCAACAAGATGTGTGTGAATCGAATGGGGGTCCAACATTTGACAACACCGTTGACAGGTCATTTGAAAGCAAGACGCAATGTGAGGGTGTTGCCAATCATAGAGAAGACGAG ATAACAACTAGAATTACCCTGTGGTGTCCTGGgataaaatcaaaattcaacATAATAATCAAACATCAGAAGGAACTTCTACTGGATTGTCTTCTGTTGCGAGTATCTAGCAGTCTGACGATATTCCAAACATTCATTAAGAATAGCCGTTCCTCGCAGTACCGATATATTCCGTGCCCGAATGATACATTACAATCACCAAACGCAACTTTTACTATATACGGAGTGCAAGGAACAATGTTGAACGGTACCTGGTACACAATTATTGCGGGAGGCAAGGAAACAGTACATATGGCGAACG GGGTGAACAAAGGTGACCTAGTTATGGCAATACGACCCCTGGACACATTCCTAACTCTACTAGAAGATGGGCCTAGTCAG GAACCGTACAATATAGATGTAATCGACATCGCCCCACAGCAATACATGGTGATAGACGTAAATCCAATGCATGATCATACGAACGGCTTCATCGTCATCCTCCATCAAGTTAACCCTCCAGTGGCCTGCACCATGTTCCACTACGGTTCAGCAGCAGATTTTGTGATCCCAAGCCTCCTACATCCCGCTACAGAGTATAAACTACAGTTCTTCAGGATTCGTTCGATACATGCCACAGATGACGTGTATATAGGGAATTCACACTCAACTGTGATCAAGTTCACCACAT ACATGACTCAGAACGAGGTGTTGGAACTTTACCAGAAAGCTGTGAGATTCCTGTCAGCTCACTCtgcaaattttacaaatatttcctTTTTCTATCGGAATAAATCGGACGAGTATTACAGCCGAATTATGAATACAGATGGCGTCATGCACAAGTACCTCAAAAACTGGGGAGGAGATCAGGCCTCGACACTCAACAGAAAAATAGAAGGTCTGTTCTTTAGCGCAAATATAGATCCAGTGACACTTGCTCCCcccaatatttcattttttggtTCAGTGAGGTTGCATGTTCCGACGTATTTTCTTTTGAACCGCAACGTCAATATGTACTTCTCTGACTTTTACTGTCATCGTGTGAATCACAAGGTCCAAATTGTCCTGACGGTCAAGGGCAGCCCTACTGACCGCTTCTGTCGACAGCGGCTTGTTTTGCTTGATTCAACCAACAACCCCTTCCTCATCAGAGCAGTGTACGGATTCAGTGAAATCGTCCGAGTAACAACGAACATTACAGTGGAAGTTTTCTACACCGAGGACGTTCCAATCAAGGCCATGATGTGTTTCGACAACGTGTTCTTTACCAAGACGTCACAGGAGGGGAACGCTCTAAGCATGGTAAATGGCGTTCCGAAGAATAAAGACTGTAGAATATGTAATTTGGACAGTTTTCTTCGTGCTCATAATCTAATGTGa